A portion of the Magnolia sinica isolate HGM2019 chromosome 17, MsV1, whole genome shotgun sequence genome contains these proteins:
- the LOC131231818 gene encoding uncharacterized protein LOC131231818, translating to MVTEKLSQFYEFDGQSWDASLDYVTKRINEAWRNYKRRLTAKYIKNKDLILMRDGPAPPGIPMEDWRVFVDQSTTEEFKRASARNKVNRAKLKGPACLGRHSMAVTRHKMAMEKNLTSDAEISRCEVFLRAHTRKDKVVQYPDIAEKLDEFYSSNPASRMTGMDDALTEVLIKFKNYLSFMVIMNILIT from the exons atggtcacagaaaaattgtcacagttttatgagtttgacggtcaaagttgggatgcaagtcttgattacgttacaaaacgcatcaatgaagcatggaggaattacaagagaagattgactgcaaaatatattaaaaacaagGATCTTATTCTGATgagagatggtcctgcccccccaggtatccctatggaggattggagggtCTTTGTGGATCAAAgtaccaccgaggaattcaagagggcaagcgcaaggaataaagtcaatcgggccaagctaaaaggacctgcgtgtcttgggaggcacagcatggctgttactcgccataagatg gcgatggagaagaatcttacctctgatgccgaGATAAGTAGATGTGAAGttttcttaagagcccatacaagaaaggacaaagtggTCCAGTATCCTGACATTGCT gaaaaactagatgagttctatagtagcaatcctgcttctaggatgaccggcatggatgatgcccttacagaggtactaataaaatttaaaaattacttaagttttatggtaattatgaatatcttaataacttga